AGTGAAAACCCTGGGCAGTCGTACCTGACAATCGTTTAACAGCTCAATTCAGATATAAATCTATTGGAGGAACCGTGCCTTCTAAGGAAAAACTCATCCTCGCCCTCGATGTAAATGACCCTGAATACGCCCTTGAAATTATTGACTCTTTTAGTGACTGGGTGACAACATTCAAGGTCGGGATCGAACTCTTTACAACCGCAGGACCGGATATCATCAGGAAGATCCACGACAGGGGGAAAAAGGTATTCCTTGATCTGAAGTTTCACGACATCCCCAACACCGTTTCAAGGGCAGCCCTGCAGGTAACAAGGCTGGGGGTCTCCATGTTTAATCTCCATGCCTCAGGCGGTTATGAGATGATGAAAAAAACCGCCGATGCCGTTGTCGAGACGTGTCTTAAAGAGGACATTCCAAAGCCGAGGATTATCGCCGTAACCGTTCTCACAAGCATCTCAGATGAGGAGTTCAGGAACGAGATGGGTTTCCAGCACACTATCAGGACACATGTTAAACACCTCGCCTCAATGGCACACCGCGCAGGGCTTGACGGTGTTGTTGCTTCAGGGCATGAACTCTCCGCCATCAGGAGAAACACCGGGAAGGATTTTATTATAGTAACCCCCGGTATAAGACCCGCATGGTCACCACCGGATGATCAGAAAAGGACAATGACGCCGAGGGATGCCATAAGGAACGGAGCAGATTATCTTGTGGTCGGAAGGGCGGTTCTTGCCCAGAAGGACCCTGTAGAGGCGATTGAGCTTATTTCCCTGGAGATACTCTCCTCCTGATGTTTGCCCTTCAGAACATGATAGTCCCGGCCAGGGAAGATTTCATTCCCCTTTGCAATCAGGGCGCCATACCACCCCTGTTTTCAGAGTTACCCTTTAAGGACCCCTTTACGGTTTTCGACTTCCTTTCACCGGAAAAGGGCATCCTCCTTGAGAGCATGAAGGGACCGGAGAAGATATCCCGCTATTCCTTTGCCGTCACTGAACCCCTCATCGAGATAAGGATCAAGAATCATCATATAGAGTTGACCGGGGGGGACAATCTTTCACCGGACACCGGGAACTCCGGAAAAAAATCGCCTCTTTTCAGCCTTGACCTGAAAAAAACCGGTCTCAGACCCCTGGGCCTTCTCAGGAACTTAACGGTCTGTTACAGGCAAAAAAAGTCCAGCCGTCTCCCCCCTTTTCAGGGAGGGATGATCGGTCTCTTCAGTTATGACTTCGTCCGCTACCTGGAGGACCTTCCAAACACCGTAAGGGACGATCTCCTGATACCCGATGCCCATCTCCTCCTAACCGACAGGGTTTTTGCCTTTGATCATTCAGAGAACAGGGCATTTGCAGTTGTCTCACCCGGGGTCAGGCCTGTCCTTCTCAGGATTATACGAGGTTGGATCGGTGATGAATTTGCACCTCTCCCCGCACTATCGGAAACCCTGAATCCAGGCGAGATATACCGTCAGGCAGAAGAGGACCTCGGCATGATGATCTCCATGTATAGAGAGATTCCGCCTTTAAGTGCCGACAACAAACTGCCCGTCAAGAGGAATCGCATAGAGATCGTGTATGAAAACTCCAAGAAGGAGTATATGGACATGGTTAAACGGGCCAAGGAGTATATACATGCCGGCGATATATTCCAGGCAAACCTGTCCCAGAGACTTTCAGCCTCCATCCCGGAGACCGCCCCGTGGAATATATACAGGATTCTGAGGATTATAAACCCCGCACCCTTTTCCGCCTTTGCCGATTTCGGTGACTACCAGGTTGCCGGTTCATCCCCGGAAAGGCTGATAAGGCTTACCGGCCGGGTTGCCGAGATACGTCCGATAGCGGGAACGAGACCAAGGGGTGGTAACGTTTCAGAGGATGAGAGGCTCAGGGATGATCTCCTGCTTAATGAAAAGGAAAGGGCCGAGCATATAATGCTCATTGACCTTGAAAGAAATGACCTGGGTAAGGTCTGCGGATATGGAACAGTGGAGGTTGACGAGCTGATGATAACCGAATTCTACTCCCATGTAATACACATAGTATCCAATGTAAAGGGGGTATTGTCAGGCGGCAGGGATGCCTACAGCCTCTTCCGGGCTGCATTCCCCGGCGGAACAATCACCGGCGTCCCAAAGGTGCGTTGCATGGAGATCATAGATGAACTTGAAACGGTTTCAAGGGGGCACTATACAGGGTCAATAGGATACATCGGGTTCAACGGCGACATGGACCTGAATATCATAATAAGGACCTTCGTTATAAAGAAAGGCACAGCTTACGTCCAGGCCGGGGCAGGTATCGTGGCGGATTCCGACCCCGAGAGGGAGTATTATGAAACGCTTAAGAAGGCTGAAGCCCTGCTCTCCACCCTTGAAAGGCTCTAACGAAAGAAAAGCCATCGCTTCCCGGTCTTCGCATTGCTGATAGCTTCCCTGATCTCCTTCAACAGATAAACTATCTCGTCCTGTTTACTTATCGAATCAGTCAGGTTTTTTGAGAGCTTCTCGACAGAGGCCTCAAAATGAAGGATGGTCTCCTTTAATCCCTTGTCGTGGTCAACCGACGACCTTATCACGCTTAGTTGTTTCACAATCTCCGTCAAGACATCATCGAGTCCGTTCCGGTCTCTTTCGGGCTGTTTCCCCCCTGTAACATTCCGGGATGCGGTCTCAACCGGCTTAGGGGCAGCCGTAGCAACAGCCGCTCTATCCACGGTATGCCCTTTACCGGATAACCTGAGATCTATCTTGTGTTTGGCGGATATATCTTTAAGGAGTATCCTTGTGATATTTTCAAAGGTTTCATTAACCCCCTTTCCTTCAACCGCAACGGCCTCGAAAAACGGGGAACCCCTGATGTTCAGTCTCTTATTGATCTCTTTTAGAGACATTATACCCGGGAGGTCTCTCTTGTTATACTGGAAAACAATGGGAATCTCGCCGGGGTCAAGGTTGTTTGCAATAAGGTTCTCTCTCATGTTGTTCAGGCTCTCGATATTTTCGTGAATCATCTGTTTCTGGGAGTCAGCAACAAAAACAACCGCATCGGCGCCCTTCAGCACCAGTCTCCTCGTTGCGTTATACCTCACCTGGCCAGGCACGGTATAGAGCTGAAAACGGAAGGAAAAGTCCTTGATCTTGCCAAGCTCAACAGGCATGAAATCAAAAAAGAGCGTCCTGTCCGCCTCTGTTGAGAGCGAAAGGAGCTTGCCCCTCCTCTTGGGATCAAGCACGGAGTGAAGAAACTGGAGGTTGGTTGTCTTACCGCTTAGTCCCGGCCCGTAGTAAACGATCTTGAGGGTTATCTCTTTTGTCGCATAATTAAATAAAGCCATCTTGGTTTTTTGAAGACTGGACTGTTATGTTAACTGCCAAACAAGCAACCCCGGCTCTTAACGGACCTTTGCACAAATAGAAAGATGACCTCACAGTCATTCCGAATTTATTCCAGGAGTGACAATTTACGGGTTAAACAACAGATGATGCACTCGTAAAAAGTCCTGATTGTCACCCTGAACCATGTGCTGAACTTGTTTCAGTATTGTTTCAGGGTCTCATAACTTCTTGATATAGATTTCCCGAACTTGATTCGGGATTCAGAATGACGGAATAGGGTATTTCTGATTTTTTACGAGACTGTCAACAGATGTTTAAATTATAGCATAAACTCCGTTTCTTGTGCGATATTTCACCTTATACATAGCCTCATCAGCGAGTTTCAGCAGATCCTCTTTGGATTTGGCCCTGTCGGGATATGAGGCCACACCAAAACTCGCGGTTACCCTGATGTTAAACCCCTCTTCTTTAAGGAAGACGGATCCTGCAATGGTCTTCCTCAGCCTCTCCGCAATCTGCTTTGCATAGTGAGATGAAGTCTGAGGCAGGACAATAACAAACTCATCACCTCCATACCTTGCAACAATATCAACGGAACGGAGCCTGCCCAGGAGCAACTGACCAAGCTCCACAAGGACCTTGCTTCCGACAAGATGGCCGTACTTATCATTGACATTCTTAAAAAAGTCTATGTCCATAAAGATAAGGGATAACGAAGTACCGTAACGGTTACAGCGCTCTATCTCAATCTCCAGGGTCCTCTGGAGATACCTCGTATTAAAGAGTTTGGTAAGATCATCCGTAATAGCAAGCTCCGCCATCTTCTGTTGAAGGATGATCTTTTCAATAGCTACCGAGAGAGGTTTAACTATCCTTGAAAGAAAGAGCAGATCATCCTCTGTAAAATACCTGCTCCCCTCCCTGTTGATAACCTCAAGAACTCCCAGCAGGGAATCCTTGCCCGGTATAGGCAATGCAATAAGAGAATGGGTTCCGAAATCCTTATGTAAAAAGGCCTCGGACTTGAACCTCTTGTCTTTCTTCACATCATCGACCGTTACAGACCTGCCTTTCTGTGCGACCCAACCGGCTATCCCCTCACCAAAGGACAACCTGACATTCCTGAATGCCTTTCTTCTTCTCTGTGATGTGACACTCACGGTAAGTGCATCAAGCTCCGGGTCCTTCAACATTACCAGGAACCCATTGCTATCGAGAATACTTCTCACCTTCTTCATCACCGAGGTGAGGATTTCGGCAAGGTCATCCGTAATTGTGATCAGGTGGTTTATTTCCTCATAAACTTCGATCAGGAACTGCAGGGAGCTGGTCCTCTGGCTGAGAGAGCGGTTCTCCAAAAGTATCCGTCTCATTGATTCGAGGAAATCCGCGGTCCTCTTGATCTCAGCGCAGCCGGGGCTGGCAAGCACCCGGGTAAGGAGGTGTTTTTTTCTGGACAGCCGGGGTCTCTTTTTGTCGGTCAGGACTATTATCGGAACGGTCGGATATGATTTCCGGAGTGGCGTGATAGAGTCGCTCCCGAACTCATCCCCCTTTAATACAATGAGGTCAGGAGAAGAAGAAACATCGTTAAGGTCCCCGATTTCCCGAAAGGACCTGATCTCCTCAAACTTGCAGCGGTCAAGCCCTGAAACAACACTCTCAGGACTTGAGGATATGACAAAAACCTTAGACATTAACACCGCAGCATTTTTTGTATTTCTTGCCGCTTCCGCATGGACAGGGCTCGTTCCTGCCAATCTTTTTAGTCTTCTTCACGGGCTTTCTCGTCTCCCCGTCACCGCGGTTGAGAATGATAGGTGCGTTCCTCCTTTGGGTTACCTTTTCCGCATCATCTTCGCTCTTCACCTGTATTCTGTAAAGCCTCGTAAGGACCTCGTTTTTTATCCTTTCAGTCATATCGGCAAACATATCGAAGCCCTCCCTCTTGTATTCAACAAGCGGGTCTTTCTGGCCGTAACCCCTCAGGCCTATCCCCTCCTTGAGATGGTCCATTGCAAGGAGATGGTCCTTCCACTGTACATCGACGACCTGAAGCATAAATATCCGTTCGAGGTAACGCATCAGGTCACTCCCTATTTCCTCCTCCTTCTTATCGTAAAACTCACGCAATTGCCTAAGAACATCCTCCTTCAGCGCCTCTATGCCCATGATATCCGAAGTGCTCTCAAGCTTTACACCGAAGATGCCGTAAACCACGCTGTTCATCTCCTCGATGTCCCAGTATTCGGGATGTTTGTCTCCGGGACAATGAGTTTCGACGATGAAGGACACCACATCCCCGATCATCTCATCAATCCGGTCTCTTAGTGACTCGGCCTCAAGTATCTCCCTTCTGAACGAATAAATCTCCATTCTCTGCTTGTTCATCACATCGTCATATTCAAGCAGGTGTTTTCTGATATCAAAGTTATGGGCCTCAACCTTTTTCTGGGCATTCTCTATCGCCTTGGAAACCATCTTGTTCTCAATGGGCACATCCTCGTCCATTCCGAGTTTTCCCATCAGTCCCGATATCCGGTCGGACCCGAATATACGCATCAGATCATCCTCAAGGGAGAGAAAAAAGCGTGACGAACCGGGGTCACCCTGCCTGCCTGAACGTCCCCTCAACTGGTTATCTATTCTCCTGGCCTCGTGTCTTTCCGTTCCCAGTATATGAAGTCCCCCTGCCTGAACAACCCTTTCACGGTCCCTGCCGCAGCTCTCTTCCGCCTTCCTGTAGGCATCCTCCATGTCTTCGCTGGAAGGTTCTTTCTTGCCCTTGAGTAACCCCTCCGCAAGCCCCTTGGGGTTCCCGCCAAGCACTATGTCCGTTCCCCTGCCGGCCATGTTCGTTGCAATCGTTACAGCCGCTGCCTGGCCGGCCTGTGTTATGATTTCCGCCTCCTTTTCATGATACTTGGCATTGAGGACGGCGTGGGCTATCTTCTTCCTCTTTAACATCTTGCTGAGCACTTCCGACTTCTCGATGGAAATAGTGCCCACAAGGACAGGCTGGCCACGTTTATAGCAGTCCTCTATCTCATCTACAACCGCCTTGAACTTGGCCTTCTCAGTCTTATAAATCATATCTGGGTAGTCCATCCTGATCATGGGCTTGTTTGTAGGCACAACAACTACATCGAGATCATATATCCTGGCAAACTCCTCGGCCTCGGTATCCGCGGTACCGGTCATGCCTGAGAGTTTGTTGTACATCCTGAAATAGTTCTGGAAGGTTATCGTGGCAAGTGTCTGGTTTTCACTCTCAATCTTGACTCCCTCCTTGGCCTCAATGGCCTGATGCAGACCGTCCGACCATCTCCGTCCAGGCATCAACCTGCCTGTAAATTCATCAACAATAAGCACCTGTCCATCCTTTACGACATAATCGACATCCCTCTTGAAGAGGTGGTGTGCCCTGAGCCCCTGCAGGACATGGTGAACAAGTTCAATATTCTCCGGATCAAAGAGATTATCCACACCAAGGAGCTTTTCGGCCTTGATACTGCCCTCCTCCGTCAGTATGGCGGTCTTTGCCTTCTCATCGACCGTAAAGTCCTCTTCCTCTCTCAGCTTGGGTATGATCTTGTCTATCTTGTAATATTTCCCCGTTGCCTCCTCGGATGGACCGGAGATTATAAGGGGAGTCCTTGCCTCGTCTATCAGGATACTGTCAACCTCATCCACAATCGCATAGTTGAGTTCTCGCTGGCAGTAATCATCAATCTCATACTTCATGTTGTCCCTCAGGTAATCGAACCCGAACTCATTGTTCGTCCCATAGGTTACGTCTGCACCGTACGCCTCTTTCCTGGAACAGGGTTTCAGGCAGTCATAACTCTTGTCATCGGCCCGGAATTCAGGATCGTAAAGAAATGAGGCATCATGCTGGATTATCCCAACCGTCAACCCGAGGTGATGATAAACCGGAGCCATCCACAGGGCATCCCTCTTTGCAAGATAGTCGTTAACCGTAACAATATGGGCGCCCCTGCCATCGAGGCCATTGAGATACACGGGAAGGGTTGCCACAAGGGTTTTACCCTCACCGGTCTTCATCTCGGCTATCTTCCCCTCATGCAACACGACACCCCCCAGGAGCTGCACGTCGAAATGCCTCATATTAATAAGCCTCTTAGCTGTCTCCCTCACTGTGGCAAAGGCCTCGAAGAGGATATCGTCAAGGCTCTCCCCCCCTTCAAGCCTCTCCCTGAACTCATCTGTTTTCGCCCTTAACTGTTGATCGGTAAGGGGAGAAATTTCCGGCTCAAAGGCGTTTATCCGCTCCACTATCGGACCGAGACGCTTTATTTCCCTCTCGTTCTTGGTCCCGAAAATCTTCTTGAAAATTGTAACCATACTTTAATCTTAAATAAATCTCCGGGCTTTATGCAACAATTATGGCCTTTTCATTCTTAAATTACGTTAATCCCCGGTCATTGCAAATTCAAGAACAAACTGACTATAATATTGAATTTGGTCCCTTATTCAGGACCTTGATAAAAAACCCCTAAAAGGTTACTATATCTTACCCCGGAGAGTGCATATGCGCTACCGGGATAAAAAAAGGGAGGTGAACCATGTTTGAATCAATAGCTTGGGCTATGGGACCGACACAGGGTGGAGCACAGGGACCTCAGGCCTTACTCACAAGTTTCTTGCCGCTTATAATCATCTTTGCCATCTTTTATTTTCTCCTTATCCGGCCGCAGCAAAAGAAGGCTAAACAGCACAGGGAGATGCTTGAATCACTCAAAAAGGGTGATAAAATTGTCACTACAGGCGGAATCTATGGGCTGATAGAGGCTGTAGGAGAAAAAACAGTGACTCTGAAGATTGCCGAGAATGTGAAAATAAAAGTCGGGAAGGCTTACATTGCAACACTCAGGTCCAGTTCAGAAGAAGACTGAGAATGTCCCTGATATCGATAAACTCTTAAATAATCCAAAGGCAAGACTCTATATTGAGGCCGCTGACCGGTATCTCGACTGTATAGGCTATACTGAACACGGGCTCAGACACTGTGGTGTTGTTTCAAAAACCGCATACAGAATATTAAAAAAGCTCGGCTACCCCGAAAAAACCGCCGTCCTTGCAGCGGCGGCCGGATTTCTGCATGACATCGGGAATATGCTTGGCAGAGATATGCACCACAAAATGGGGGCGTTACTCTCTAAAGAGATTCTTGAGGAGACGGGATTTGAACTTCGGGATATCATAACGATCATGACTGCTGTAGTAATTCACGAAGAAATCGAGGGCTCAATACCCGACGAAGTATCTGCGTCGATGCTTATTGCAGACAAATCGGACGTGCACAGAAGCAGGGTCAGAAACCCCTCCATGGTAAGTCAGGATATCCACGACAGGGTCAACTACGCTGCAACGGAGTCGGATCTGTCAATTGATCCCCCGGCTAAACTCATAACCCTTTCCCTTGTGATAGATACAAGAATCTCCCAGGTGATCGAGTATTTTGAGATCTTCCTTTCGAGAATGTCGACATGCAGGCAGGCTGCAAGGACTCTCGGGGCGGAATTCAATCTGTATATAAACAATACAAGAATGGCATAAGGAGGATGGATGAAGAAGGTTAAGTGGAGACTGACACTCATTATCGGCACCGTGATCCTTGCCTTAGTCTTTTTCCTGCCGAATACACCTGTTTTCAAACATATGCCCCAGTGGTGGAAGGACATCATGCCAAACAGGGGTATCGCTCTCGGACTGGATCTTCAGGGTGGTATCCATCTGGTTTTCGAGGTAGAGGGCGACAGGGCGGTTGAGATCACTACCGATCGGATTGCCCAGCGGCTGAAGGATGTCCTTGCAAAGAGAAAGCTGAACGTTGATATAACGACCTCCGGTAGCGATATTACAGTCACACCGAATGAACCCGAAGTCAGACAGGCCATACTTGATGCCTATCCCAACCTTGAAACCGACACCCGGGGTGACAAGCTTGTCCTGAGGCTACCTGCAAGTGAGGCCAACAAGATCAAGAATAACGCAACAGACCAGGCGCTCGAGACAATCCGCAACAGGGTTGACCAGTTTGGTGTCGCCGAACCTGTAATCCACAGACAGGGAGAAAACGAGATTGTCGTCCAGTTACCGGGTTACAAGGACCCCAAGAGGGCGATAGCGCTGATCGGCAAGACGGCACAGCTTGAGTTCAGACTTGTTGATGACGAGGCCCCTGTTGCTTCCGAGCTGCCCCCATCCATAAGACCGGGTGAAGAGGAAGAGCTCATCAACAAGTTTAAAGATAAAATCCCCAAGGGAGATGAAATCCTCTTCCAGAGGGTTGTTAATAAAGATACCGGAGAGGTGACAAAGCGCCCCTTCCTGCTTAAGAAGGAGGTTCTTCTCACAGGCGACCTCCTGTCTGAAGCAAAGATTGCAATCGACCAGAGGTTTAATGAGCCTTACGTTTCTCTGACCTTTAACAGTGCCGGCGCAAAGCTCTTTGAGGAAATAACGGGCAAGTATGTCAAGAAACGGCTTGCAATCATACTCGACGGCAATGTTTACTCGGCGCCCGTAATAAGGGAACGGATAGCCGGTGGCAGCGCCCAGATCTCGGGTTCCTTTAACATGGACGACGCAAAGGACCTTGCCATTGTCCTGAGGGCCGGCGCCCTTCCCGCCCCTGTCAAGCTCATCCAGAATGTAACGGTCGGACCGTCCCTCGGGAGGGACTCCATTAATGCCGGAAAGAAGGCCGGTATCATAGCCGTCCTGCTTGTTGTGGTATTCATGGTGCTTTACTACAAATTCTCCGGTCTGATTGCCGATTTTGCCATGCTGCTCAATGTAATACTGCTCCTTGGCGCAATGGCCTTTCTGAATGCCACCCTCACCCTCCCGGGCATTGCCGGCATCGTGCTTGCCATAGGTATGGCCGTGGACTCGAATGTCCTCATGTTCGAACGTATGAGGGAAGAACTTCGTGCCGGGAAGACACCCCGCGCAGCCGTCGACTCGGGGTACGACAAGGCATTCATAACCATAGTCGACTCTCATGTAACGACCTTAATAACGGCTGCCGTCCTCTTCCAGTTTGGAACAGGCCCCATCAAAGGGTTTGCTGTCACCCTTAGCCTTGGCGTAGCGATAAACCTCTTCACCGCCCTTATCGGCACCAAGACCGTGTTCGACATCATCAATCTAAGAAGGGAGGTCAAAAAGCTGAGTATATGATTGAAATCATTAAGAAGACAAACATCGACTTTATGGGTCTTAAGAAGTACACCTTCATCATTTCAGGAATACTGGTAATCTCCGGCATAATTGCAATTATACAGATTGTAACCGGTTCTGCAAATCTCGGGATAGACTTTGTCGGAGGGACTGCGGTACAGTTGAAGTTTGAAAAGCAGGTACCCATCCAGGATGTCAGGCACATGCTCGAGTCAGCCGGCATTAAGGATTTTGACCTCCAGGAGTTCCCTACCGTCAACAAGGTGCTTATACGGATTAAGCAGAAGGAGGAAACACTCGGCAAGTTCTCTCAGAAGATCATCTCAACCCTGAGGAATGGCTTCAAGGGCAACAAAATTACCGTCGATTCAACCATTGAGATCGGCCCGAAGGTCGGTGCAAAGCTGAGGCAGGACGCACTATGGGCAATCCTTGCTGCGACTCTGGGCATCCTTCTCTATATTGCATGGCGCTTTCAGTTCTCTTTCAGTATCGGTGCAACCGCAGCAACCGCACATGACGTCCTTGCCGTCCTCGGACTTTTCAATATCATGGGAATAGAGATCAACCTCATAGTGGTCAGCGCCCTTCTGACTATCGCCGGCTACTCGCTTACAGACACCGTCGTCGTCTTTGACAGGATAAGAGAAAACCTCAGATATGTAGCAAAAGAATCCATCGTAGGCGTTATTAACAGGAGCATAAACGAGGTGCTTTCCAGGACGATTGTAACATCCCTCACTACCCTGCTTGCCGCCATGGCGCTTTTCCTCTTCGGCGGTGAAGTGATACATTACTTTGCGCTTGCCATGATCCTCGGTATTAGTGTTGGCAC
This genomic stretch from bacterium BMS3Abin08 harbors:
- the pyrF gene encoding orotidine 5'-phosphate decarboxylase; translated protein: MPSKEKLILALDVNDPEYALEIIDSFSDWVTTFKVGIELFTTAGPDIIRKIHDRGKKVFLDLKFHDIPNTVSRAALQVTRLGVSMFNLHASGGYEMMKKTADAVVETCLKEDIPKPRIIAVTVLTSISDEEFRNEMGFQHTIRTHVKHLASMAHRAGLDGVVASGHELSAIRRNTGKDFIIVTPGIRPAWSPPDDQKRTMTPRDAIRNGADYLVVGRAVLAQKDPVEAIELISLEILSS
- the pabB gene encoding aminodeoxychorismate synthase component 1 encodes the protein MFALQNMIVPAREDFIPLCNQGAIPPLFSELPFKDPFTVFDFLSPEKGILLESMKGPEKISRYSFAVTEPLIEIRIKNHHIELTGGDNLSPDTGNSGKKSPLFSLDLKKTGLRPLGLLRNLTVCYRQKKSSRLPPFQGGMIGLFSYDFVRYLEDLPNTVRDDLLIPDAHLLLTDRVFAFDHSENRAFAVVSPGVRPVLLRIIRGWIGDEFAPLPALSETLNPGEIYRQAEEDLGMMISMYREIPPLSADNKLPVKRNRIEIVYENSKKEYMDMVKRAKEYIHAGDIFQANLSQRLSASIPETAPWNIYRILRIINPAPFSAFADFGDYQVAGSSPERLIRLTGRVAEIRPIAGTRPRGGNVSEDERLRDDLLLNEKERAEHIMLIDLERNDLGKVCGYGTVEVDELMITEFYSHVIHIVSNVKGVLSGGRDAYSLFRAAFPGGTITGVPKVRCMEIIDELETVSRGHYTGSIGYIGFNGDMDLNIIIRTFVIKKGTAYVQAGAGIVADSDPEREYYETLKKAEALLSTLERL
- the mglA gene encoding mutual gliding-motility protein MglA, which codes for MALFNYATKEITLKIVYYGPGLSGKTTNLQFLHSVLDPKRRGKLLSLSTEADRTLFFDFMPVELGKIKDFSFRFQLYTVPGQVRYNATRRLVLKGADAVVFVADSQKQMIHENIESLNNMRENLIANNLDPGEIPIVFQYNKRDLPGIMSLKEINKRLNIRGSPFFEAVAVEGKGVNETFENITRILLKDISAKHKIDLRLSGKGHTVDRAAVATAAPKPVETASRNVTGGKQPERDRNGLDDVLTEIVKQLSVIRSSVDHDKGLKETILHFEASVEKLSKNLTDSISKQDEIVYLLKEIREAISNAKTGKRWLFFR
- the pleD_4 gene encoding response regulator PleD; its protein translation is MSKVFVISSSPESVVSGLDRCKFEEIRSFREIGDLNDVSSSPDLIVLKGDEFGSDSITPLRKSYPTVPIIVLTDKKRPRLSRKKHLLTRVLASPGCAEIKRTADFLESMRRILLENRSLSQRTSSLQFLIEVYEEINHLITITDDLAEILTSVMKKVRSILDSNGFLVMLKDPELDALTVSVTSQRRRKAFRNVRLSFGEGIAGWVAQKGRSVTVDDVKKDKRFKSEAFLHKDFGTHSLIALPIPGKDSLLGVLEVINREGSRYFTEDDLLFLSRIVKPLSVAIEKIILQQKMAELAITDDLTKLFNTRYLQRTLEIEIERCNRYGTSLSLIFMDIDFFKNVNDKYGHLVGSKVLVELGQLLLGRLRSVDIVARYGGDEFVIVLPQTSSHYAKQIAERLRKTIAGSVFLKEEGFNIRVTASFGVASYPDRAKSKEDLLKLADEAMYKVKYRTRNGVYAII
- a CDS encoding preprotein translocase subunit SecA, producing MVTIFKKIFGTKNEREIKRLGPIVERINAFEPEISPLTDQQLRAKTDEFRERLEGGESLDDILFEAFATVRETAKRLINMRHFDVQLLGGVVLHEGKIAEMKTGEGKTLVATLPVYLNGLDGRGAHIVTVNDYLAKRDALWMAPVYHHLGLTVGIIQHDASFLYDPEFRADDKSYDCLKPCSRKEAYGADVTYGTNNEFGFDYLRDNMKYEIDDYCQRELNYAIVDEVDSILIDEARTPLIISGPSEEATGKYYKIDKIIPKLREEEDFTVDEKAKTAILTEEGSIKAEKLLGVDNLFDPENIELVHHVLQGLRAHHLFKRDVDYVVKDGQVLIVDEFTGRLMPGRRWSDGLHQAIEAKEGVKIESENQTLATITFQNYFRMYNKLSGMTGTADTEAEEFARIYDLDVVVVPTNKPMIRMDYPDMIYKTEKAKFKAVVDEIEDCYKRGQPVLVGTISIEKSEVLSKMLKRKKIAHAVLNAKYHEKEAEIITQAGQAAAVTIATNMAGRGTDIVLGGNPKGLAEGLLKGKKEPSSEDMEDAYRKAEESCGRDRERVVQAGGLHILGTERHEARRIDNQLRGRSGRQGDPGSSRFFLSLEDDLMRIFGSDRISGLMGKLGMDEDVPIENKMVSKAIENAQKKVEAHNFDIRKHLLEYDDVMNKQRMEIYSFRREILEAESLRDRIDEMIGDVVSFIVETHCPGDKHPEYWDIEEMNSVVYGIFGVKLESTSDIMGIEALKEDVLRQLREFYDKKEEEIGSDLMRYLERIFMLQVVDVQWKDHLLAMDHLKEGIGLRGYGQKDPLVEYKREGFDMFADMTERIKNEVLTRLYRIQVKSEDDAEKVTQRRNAPIILNRGDGETRKPVKKTKKIGRNEPCPCGSGKKYKKCCGVNV
- a CDS encoding preprotein translocase subunit YajC; translation: MFESIAWAMGPTQGGAQGPQALLTSFLPLIIIFAIFYFLLIRPQQKKAKQHREMLESLKKGDKIVTTGGIYGLIEAVGEKTVTLKIAENVKIKVGKAYIATLRSSSEED
- a CDS encoding HD domain protein; amino-acid sequence: MQHSGPVQKKTENVPDIDKLLNNPKARLYIEAADRYLDCIGYTEHGLRHCGVVSKTAYRILKKLGYPEKTAVLAAAAGFLHDIGNMLGRDMHHKMGALLSKEILEETGFELRDIITIMTAVVIHEEIEGSIPDEVSASMLIADKSDVHRSRVRNPSMVSQDIHDRVNYAATESDLSIDPPAKLITLSLVIDTRISQVIEYFEIFLSRMSTCRQAARTLGAEFNLYINNTRMA
- a CDS encoding preprotein translocase subunit SecD, which translates into the protein MKKVKWRLTLIIGTVILALVFFLPNTPVFKHMPQWWKDIMPNRGIALGLDLQGGIHLVFEVEGDRAVEITTDRIAQRLKDVLAKRKLNVDITTSGSDITVTPNEPEVRQAILDAYPNLETDTRGDKLVLRLPASEANKIKNNATDQALETIRNRVDQFGVAEPVIHRQGENEIVVQLPGYKDPKRAIALIGKTAQLEFRLVDDEAPVASELPPSIRPGEEEELINKFKDKIPKGDEILFQRVVNKDTGEVTKRPFLLKKEVLLTGDLLSEAKIAIDQRFNEPYVSLTFNSAGAKLFEEITGKYVKKRLAIILDGNVYSAPVIRERIAGGSAQISGSFNMDDAKDLAIVLRAGALPAPVKLIQNVTVGPSLGRDSINAGKKAGIIAVLLVVVFMVLYYKFSGLIADFAMLLNVILLLGAMAFLNATLTLPGIAGIVLAIGMAVDSNVLMFERMREELRAGKTPRAAVDSGYDKAFITIVDSHVTTLITAAVLFQFGTGPIKGFAVTLSLGVAINLFTALIGTKTVFDIINLRREVKKLSI
- a CDS encoding preprotein translocase subunit SecF — protein: MIEIIKKTNIDFMGLKKYTFIISGILVISGIIAIIQIVTGSANLGIDFVGGTAVQLKFEKQVPIQDVRHMLESAGIKDFDLQEFPTVNKVLIRIKQKEETLGKFSQKIISTLRNGFKGNKITVDSTIEIGPKVGAKLRQDALWAILAATLGILLYIAWRFQFSFSIGATAATAHDVLAVLGLFNIMGIEINLIVVSALLTIAGYSLTDTVVVFDRIRENLRYVAKESIVGVINRSINEVLSRTIVTSLTTLLAAMALFLFGGEVIHYFALAMILGISVGTYSSVFVASPIVLLWKGKKPLSIKK